In one Chitinivibrionia bacterium genomic region, the following are encoded:
- a CDS encoding cell division FtsZ family protein, giving the protein MPVDFSKLGLDIEPAELNIGVAKGNRADSTALRQPMVQTAQSVAVESDFDEDFVSANFIIPKIRTVVLSCGNAGGNILKHILTKNPCEDVEYIMTDTDYMALNKKRTDNCKVMLLGEKTCKGFGAGMHPEIAEAAANESEEKLRKVLRGASLVFIIAGEGGGSGTGCSPVVARIAKEEGANVIAMVTKPFRFEGKIVMNRAAKGISDLRDQVDAIEVIDNQKVFCIGDANIPASVRFSKIDEFVSDMVAGFVNVTRDASTIKLDFQDLKKTLEECQGDLFIGVGESTYDAPSNGAPWDYGEQAMMEAIERAISCPLIDGVNMQNAKGVIALYLVGDDIPLEILEKAQDAINLKVDAENANIVFGADFNENMNGKIKVFFIIAGLNASEDEVKEHVASSFIVKPSPFEKGEKINMFDGNATTTEVIKIEELVGASQGVSNITTDFTPNSDTSEPATQTITSTADIQKVNEHRIKGSNSGGSIYGIDREKTSTESADKQPTPSIYGFEKAPDFMRIQCQ; this is encoded by the coding sequence ATGCCTGTTGATTTTTCAAAATTAGGGTTGGATATTGAGCCTGCGGAGCTCAATATTGGTGTGGCTAAAGGTAATAGGGCGGACTCAACAGCGCTCAGACAACCAATGGTACAAACAGCGCAATCGGTTGCTGTGGAGAGCGATTTTGATGAGGATTTTGTGTCTGCGAACTTTATAATCCCAAAAATCAGAACCGTAGTACTGAGTTGTGGTAATGCCGGCGGAAACATATTGAAACACATTCTCACAAAAAATCCTTGTGAAGATGTCGAGTATATTATGACCGATACCGATTATATGGCGTTAAACAAAAAGCGCACGGATAATTGCAAAGTAATGCTTTTGGGCGAAAAGACCTGCAAAGGTTTCGGCGCAGGGATGCACCCGGAAATCGCAGAAGCGGCGGCTAATGAATCCGAAGAAAAACTGCGCAAAGTTTTACGCGGCGCAAGTTTGGTATTCATTATTGCAGGAGAAGGCGGCGGTTCGGGAACAGGTTGTTCGCCCGTTGTAGCAAGAATAGCGAAAGAAGAAGGCGCTAATGTTATCGCAATGGTCACCAAACCGTTCAGATTTGAAGGCAAAATAGTGATGAACAGAGCCGCTAAAGGCATAAGCGACCTGAGAGATCAAGTTGACGCGATTGAAGTTATCGACAACCAAAAAGTTTTCTGCATAGGCGACGCCAATATTCCCGCTTCGGTCAGATTTTCTAAAATCGACGAGTTCGTTTCGGATATGGTTGCAGGTTTTGTGAATGTAACAAGAGACGCATCGACAATCAAACTTGACTTCCAAGATTTAAAGAAAACCTTAGAGGAATGTCAAGGGGATCTCTTCATAGGAGTGGGAGAATCGACTTATGACGCACCCTCAAACGGCGCGCCTTGGGACTACGGCGAACAGGCAATGATGGAAGCGATTGAGCGTGCGATTTCGTGCCCGCTTATCGACGGAGTAAATATGCAAAACGCCAAAGGTGTGATTGCATTGTATCTTGTCGGCGACGATATTCCGCTCGAAATTCTCGAAAAAGCGCAAGACGCGATTAACCTGAAAGTTGATGCAGAAAACGCAAACATTGTTTTCGGCGCAGATTTCAACGAGAATATGAACGGAAAAATCAAAGTTTTCTTCATCATAGCAGGACTTAACGCTTCCGAAGACGAAGTAAAAGAACACGTTGCATCATCGTTTATTGTAAAACCAAGCCCTTTTGAAAAAGGTGAAAAAATAAATATGTTCGATGGAAATGCAACAACAACAGAGGTGATAAAAATTGAAGAATTAGTCGGCGCTTCACAAGGAGTATCGAATATAACTACTGATTTTACACCAAATTCGGATACGAGCGAACCTGCAACGCAAACAATAACATCTACAGCCGATATTCAGAAAGTAAACGAACATAGAATAAAAGGCTCAAACAGCGGCGGAAGCATTTACGGCATTGACAGAGAAAAAACAAGCACCGAAAGCGCTGATAAACAACCAACTCCGTCAATTTACGGATTTGAAAAAGCGCCTGATTTTATGAGAATACAGTGTCAATAA
- the ruvC gene encoding crossover junction endodeoxyribonuclease RuvC, translating to MKILGIDPGSRALGYGIINVASSKLSPVEYGVVKLDVKQDLPFRLCGIYESVKEVIEKHKPDLISVETPFVGKNINSAFVLGHARGVVMLVVGQSGAKYSEFSPTQIKKAVTGNGLAEKGQVEYMVRALLGLPADKIKDDAFDALACAICGYNYLGANR from the coding sequence ATGAAAATACTCGGAATAGACCCCGGCTCGCGCGCGCTCGGCTACGGGATAATAAATGTTGCCTCGTCAAAACTAAGCCCCGTCGAATACGGTGTTGTAAAATTAGACGTAAAGCAGGATTTGCCTTTTCGTTTGTGCGGAATTTATGAAAGCGTAAAAGAGGTCATAGAAAAACACAAACCCGATTTAATAAGCGTGGAAACGCCTTTTGTCGGCAAAAACATAAATTCGGCGTTTGTTTTGGGACACGCGCGCGGGGTAGTAATGCTCGTCGTCGGACAAAGCGGCGCAAAATACAGCGAGTTCTCCCCTACCCAAATAAAAAAAGCGGTAACAGGAAACGGATTAGCCGAAAAAGGGCAGGTCGAATATATGGTAAGAGCGCTTTTGGGACTTCCCGCAGACAAAATAAAAGACGACGCTTTCGACGCTCTTGCTTGTGCAATTTGTGGGTATAATTATTTGGGCGCGAACAGATAA
- a CDS encoding sugar porter family MFS transporter — protein sequence MAQKEYSVGYALFIACAAALGGFLFGFDTSVINGTLDALRYKLGANDAQLGIAAAIAVLGAAVGAFSAGTLADKFGRRKVMLVASFIFFMSSVGAGFPYFLTLLGVHGHYMAEFIFWRVFGGVGIGAASIIVPAYIAEIAPAPLRGRLASMQQLAIVLGIFAALLSNYVLGIISGGGGAAIINEYREITGVTTIGAFETWQWMFWIECIPAALYGLLIIFIPESPRYLVARQQSDKAGEILSKILSPNVVAQKIEDIKKSLTSEVAPKFSDLLEKIAGKTRLKPIVWVGIGIAALQQFVGINVIFYYGNVLWQSVGFTQQDAMMTSVITSAVNIASTIIAIVLVDKIGRKPLLLAGSVGMFVALGVLAVIFGNAGLDAYGNPKIHGLSAYTAVIAANLYVVFFAFSWGPVCWILLGEMFNNRIRGAALALGGLSQWLSNFAISATFPILLAKIGLGGAYGIYCFFAFVSIFFVLTKVRETKGKELEDM from the coding sequence ATGGCTCAAAAAGAATATTCCGTCGGATATGCGTTGTTTATAGCTTGCGCGGCTGCTTTGGGCGGCTTTCTGTTCGGCTTTGACACATCCGTTATAAACGGAACTTTGGACGCATTGCGCTACAAGTTGGGCGCAAACGACGCGCAGTTGGGAATTGCGGCGGCGATAGCGGTTTTGGGCGCGGCTGTCGGAGCGTTTTCGGCGGGAACTTTAGCCGACAAATTCGGGCGGCGCAAAGTTATGCTGGTTGCAAGTTTTATCTTTTTTATGAGCTCCGTCGGCGCGGGCTTCCCGTATTTCCTTACGCTTTTGGGCGTGCATGGACACTATATGGCGGAATTTATCTTTTGGCGCGTGTTCGGCGGCGTTGGTATCGGCGCGGCAAGTATTATCGTTCCCGCATATATTGCCGAAATTGCGCCTGCGCCTTTGCGCGGTCGGCTTGCGAGTATGCAACAGCTAGCAATAGTTTTGGGGATTTTTGCGGCGTTATTGTCTAATTATGTATTGGGGATTATAAGCGGCGGAGGCGGCGCGGCAATCATAAACGAGTATCGTGAAATTACAGGCGTAACAACAATCGGCGCTTTTGAAACTTGGCAGTGGATGTTCTGGATTGAATGTATTCCCGCGGCGCTTTACGGTCTGCTCATCATATTTATTCCCGAAAGCCCGCGCTATTTAGTCGCTCGGCAACAGTCGGACAAAGCAGGCGAAATTTTAAGCAAAATTCTTTCTCCCAACGTTGTGGCGCAAAAAATAGAAGACATAAAAAAGAGTCTGACTTCCGAGGTTGCGCCGAAATTCAGCGATTTGCTCGAAAAAATAGCGGGCAAAACACGCCTTAAGCCTATTGTTTGGGTTGGTATAGGCATTGCGGCGCTTCAGCAGTTTGTCGGCATAAACGTTATTTTTTATTACGGCAACGTTCTTTGGCAATCGGTCGGTTTCACGCAACAAGACGCTATGATGACCAGCGTTATTACTTCCGCCGTGAATATAGCCAGCACGATTATCGCAATAGTTTTGGTTGATAAAATCGGGCGCAAACCTCTGCTTTTGGCAGGCTCTGTCGGTATGTTCGTCGCTCTCGGCGTTTTGGCGGTAATTTTCGGCAATGCGGGATTGGACGCGTACGGCAATCCTAAAATTCACGGATTATCGGCGTACACGGCGGTTATAGCGGCAAATCTTTACGTTGTATTCTTCGCTTTTTCTTGGGGACCTGTATGCTGGATTTTGCTCGGCGAGATGTTCAACAACAGAATTCGCGGCGCGGCGCTTGCTTTGGGCGGATTATCGCAATGGCTTTCTAATTTTGCCATATCGGCGACATTCCCGATTTTACTTGCAAAAATAGGTTTGGGCGGCGCTTACGGAATTTACTGTTTCTTTGCTTTTGTGAGCATATTCTTTGTATTGACCAAAGTAAGAGAAACCAAAGGAAAAGAACTGGAAGATATGTGA
- the uvrC gene encoding excinuclease ABC subunit UvrC translates to MKNFSEIIAGIPENSGVYIMKDIADEILYIGKAINLKKRVSSYFNDGGDGRFQLPALVSKIENIEFIVCQNETEALLLEANLVRAHKPPYNLLLKDDKHYPYIKITKNSDEFARILIVRKVEADKNAYFGPFTDTTQLRLVVGALKKILKIRSCNLNISSKKTLRPCINAAMKLCLAPCNQSVSAEDYAIFTEQAIKFFQGQQREMISFLENQMADLSQNLEYEKAANIRDILFGIKKLVRKQNIDFRNPNLDCDVFAACEQNKFLCFTTMNVRNGNLINQNNKVIPITAWHYDDRAKLIVDYYTTSANAVPKSIVLSQEFSEEEDLIRDFISQKYKARTFVAKNGYAAKLVNLAQKNCQIYLAQTYINNPTEILEELARVCKLPKIPITIEAFDISNVGDKFCVAGMVSFVNGMPNKADYRRFKIKTVSGQNDFAMMMEAVKRRLSRLVKEEKPFPDLLLIDGGKGQLSAAQKAISQFENPPMVISIIEKKELIISPHCNFSEIQLGESHPVRRLLQRIRDEVHRYAITYHKKIRGRQFNHTILLDIEGIGEKKAEALLKTFGSVQEISEKSVEELMTVEGIGKKDAELILVELKEMF, encoded by the coding sequence ATGAAAAATTTCAGCGAAATTATAGCCGGTATTCCCGAAAATTCGGGCGTGTATATTATGAAAGATATTGCCGACGAAATTCTCTACATCGGCAAAGCGATAAACTTAAAAAAGCGCGTTTCCTCGTATTTTAACGACGGCGGCGACGGGCGTTTTCAATTGCCCGCGCTGGTTTCCAAAATAGAAAACATTGAATTTATTGTTTGCCAAAACGAGACGGAAGCGTTGCTTTTGGAAGCAAATTTAGTGCGCGCCCACAAGCCGCCGTACAACCTTTTGCTCAAAGACGACAAGCATTATCCTTACATAAAAATAACAAAAAACAGCGACGAATTTGCGCGAATTTTGATTGTGCGAAAAGTGGAAGCCGACAAAAACGCGTATTTTGGTCCTTTTACCGATACAACCCAACTGCGATTGGTGGTTGGCGCCCTCAAAAAAATCCTGAAAATTCGCTCTTGCAACCTTAATATTTCAAGCAAAAAAACGCTTCGTCCTTGCATAAACGCGGCAATGAAACTGTGCCTTGCTCCTTGTAATCAGTCTGTTAGCGCAGAGGATTACGCGATTTTTACCGAGCAGGCGATAAAGTTTTTTCAGGGGCAACAGCGCGAAATGATATCTTTTCTTGAAAATCAAATGGCGGATTTGTCGCAAAATTTGGAATACGAAAAAGCGGCGAATATCAGAGACATACTTTTCGGAATAAAAAAATTAGTTCGCAAACAAAACATAGATTTTCGCAATCCAAATCTTGACTGCGACGTTTTTGCGGCTTGCGAACAGAATAAATTCCTGTGCTTTACAACTATGAACGTGCGAAACGGAAACCTTATCAATCAAAACAATAAAGTTATTCCGATAACCGCGTGGCATTACGACGACCGCGCAAAACTGATTGTAGATTATTACACGACTTCAGCAAACGCCGTCCCCAAAAGCATTGTTTTGTCGCAGGAATTTTCGGAAGAAGAGGATTTAATCCGCGATTTTATTTCGCAAAAATACAAAGCACGAACATTTGTCGCAAAAAACGGATATGCCGCAAAACTTGTTAATTTAGCGCAAAAAAACTGTCAAATTTATCTTGCGCAAACCTATATAAATAATCCGACCGAAATTTTGGAAGAATTGGCGCGAGTATGCAAATTGCCAAAAATCCCAATAACAATAGAGGCGTTCGACATAAGCAACGTCGGCGATAAATTCTGCGTTGCGGGAATGGTGAGTTTTGTAAACGGAATGCCGAATAAAGCGGATTATCGGCGCTTCAAAATAAAAACCGTATCGGGTCAAAACGACTTTGCAATGATGATGGAAGCAGTAAAAAGACGACTTTCGCGACTTGTCAAAGAAGAAAAACCGTTCCCCGATTTACTGCTGATTGACGGCGGAAAAGGGCAGTTATCAGCGGCTCAAAAAGCAATCTCGCAATTTGAAAACCCGCCAATGGTTATTTCGATTATCGAAAAAAAAGAGCTGATAATTTCACCGCACTGCAATTTTTCCGAAATTCAGCTTGGAGAAAGCCACCCTGTCCGACGACTTTTGCAAAGAATTCGCGACGAAGTTCACAGATACGCGATAACCTACCACAAAAAAATCCGCGGACGTCAATTTAATCACACAATTTTGCTCGATATCGAAGGAATAGGCGAAAAAAAAGCGGAAGCGCTACTGAAAACATTCGGAAGCGTGCAGGAAATTTCCGAGAAATCGGTTGAGGAATTGATGACGGTTGAAGGAATAGGCAAAAAAGACGCGGAATTGATTTTGGTTGAATTGAAAGAGATGTTTTAA
- the secA gene encoding preprotein translocase subunit SecA has translation MTSFWKLLSLIFGTKQERDMKKLRPVLATVNAQWESIKKLSDDELKNKTAEFRQRLEKGETLDDILPEAFSVVREATHRVLGEGKIVKDPITGKDIPYMAHFDVQILAATALHNGCIAEMKTGEGKTQVGPVAAYLNALPGKGVHVITVNDYLAKRDSEWMGKIFNFLGLTVGCLDKTEPSSQQRRDAYNCDITYGTNNEFGFDYLRDNMAIHHTHCVQRELNYAIIDEVDNILIDEARTPLIISGAADKDNKEYEELQPLVRKLVAAQHKLMSDNFTKLKEKIQKEEYDRELGLLMLIAKRGEPKNQIYLDGMKNTDIAKITRSVEQEFLIEKKLHTIDNELYFTIEENQHSAEMNEKGREFIGGANKDFFVVNDLAVIIGEINNNADLTIEQKNELREKAHADFSERSERIHSVSQLLKAFALYEKDVNYVVQDGQVLIVDEFTGRILPGRRWSDGLHQAVEAKENVKVAGESQTLATITFQNFFKMYNKIAGMTGTAATEAKEFGDIYKLDVIQIPTNRTITRIDADDEIYKTKKEKFEAVVKEIKGIQEKGAPILVGTVSIEMSEYLSRMLERNGVKHEVLNAKNHAREASIIAQAGKKGAVTIATNMAGRGTDIKLGGNFEALAKEKLRFDGEDPEAFTNEEMLERYPELVGEIEKDQAEVLEAGGLFVLGTERHESRRIDNQLRGRAGRQGDPGLSKFFLSLDDDLMRIFGSDRMAGILDRIGVEEGETISHSLLTRAIGNAQRKVEGRNFEIRKHLKEYDDVMNMQRTEIYGLRRQILFGDDISKEIKEQFAGALEDILVKTCGEKDRNQWNIQELELQLANVFGIVIDKEKYNFAQISIEDLFDGLWAEVKEYYETKEKRIGTEQLRELERRVLLINIDDLWKHHLYEMDHLKQSAHYASFGQKNPLFEYQREGLKAFEALRGNIAKKTTSMLFRVEIVENVGYRNQNRRVVEFHGGAMPIMGGQRSQAAKPQNPATPPIPFERQMPKVGRNDDCPCGSGKKYKKCCGAAE, from the coding sequence ATGACGAGTTTTTGGAAATTGCTTTCGCTGATTTTCGGCACTAAGCAAGAAAGAGATATGAAAAAATTGCGCCCCGTTCTTGCAACTGTGAACGCGCAATGGGAAAGCATAAAAAAGTTATCGGACGACGAACTTAAAAATAAAACCGCGGAATTCCGCCAAAGATTAGAAAAAGGCGAAACGCTCGACGACATTTTACCCGAGGCGTTCTCGGTTGTGCGAGAAGCAACTCACAGAGTTTTGGGCGAAGGAAAAATCGTAAAAGACCCGATTACAGGCAAAGATATTCCGTATATGGCGCACTTTGACGTCCAAATTCTGGCGGCTACCGCGCTTCACAACGGTTGCATCGCCGAAATGAAAACGGGCGAGGGAAAAACGCAGGTCGGACCCGTTGCGGCATACCTTAACGCGCTCCCCGGAAAAGGCGTTCACGTCATCACGGTAAACGACTACTTGGCAAAGCGCGACAGCGAGTGGATGGGCAAGATTTTCAACTTCTTGGGACTTACCGTCGGATGTTTGGATAAGACCGAGCCATCGTCTCAACAACGCCGCGACGCGTATAATTGCGACATAACTTACGGAACGAACAACGAATTCGGCTTCGATTATTTGCGCGACAATATGGCAATTCATCACACGCATTGCGTTCAGCGCGAACTTAATTACGCCATTATCGACGAAGTGGACAACATATTGATTGACGAAGCGCGAACCCCGCTTATTATTTCGGGCGCCGCCGACAAAGACAACAAAGAATACGAGGAATTACAGCCGCTTGTGCGCAAACTTGTCGCCGCTCAGCACAAACTTATGAGCGATAATTTCACAAAACTCAAAGAAAAAATCCAAAAGGAAGAATACGACCGCGAACTGGGACTTTTAATGCTTATTGCAAAACGCGGCGAGCCCAAAAACCAAATTTATCTGGATGGAATGAAGAACACCGACATCGCAAAAATCACTCGTTCGGTCGAACAGGAATTCTTAATTGAAAAGAAACTTCACACTATCGACAACGAACTGTATTTTACGATTGAAGAAAATCAGCACTCGGCGGAAATGAACGAAAAAGGGCGCGAATTTATCGGCGGCGCAAACAAAGATTTCTTTGTGGTAAACGACTTGGCGGTAATAATCGGCGAAATAAACAACAACGCCGACCTCACAATCGAGCAGAAAAACGAACTCCGCGAAAAGGCGCACGCAGATTTTTCGGAGCGTTCCGAGCGGATTCACAGCGTAAGTCAGTTGCTTAAAGCGTTTGCGCTCTACGAAAAAGACGTAAACTATGTTGTTCAGGACGGGCAGGTTTTGATTGTCGATGAATTCACGGGACGTATTTTGCCGGGGCGCCGTTGGTCGGACGGGCTTCACCAAGCGGTAGAAGCGAAAGAAAACGTGAAAGTTGCAGGCGAAAGTCAAACTTTGGCGACAATTACTTTCCAAAACTTCTTTAAAATGTACAATAAAATTGCGGGAATGACGGGAACGGCGGCGACCGAAGCAAAAGAATTCGGCGACATTTACAAATTGGACGTTATCCAAATTCCGACAAACCGCACAATAACAAGAATTGACGCGGACGACGAAATTTACAAGACAAAAAAGGAAAAATTTGAGGCGGTCGTCAAAGAAATTAAAGGTATTCAAGAAAAAGGCGCGCCGATTTTGGTGGGCACAGTTTCCATAGAAATGTCGGAATATTTGAGCCGAATGTTGGAGCGAAACGGCGTCAAACACGAAGTTTTGAACGCAAAAAACCACGCGCGCGAGGCAAGTATTATTGCGCAGGCTGGTAAAAAAGGCGCGGTGACAATCGCAACAAATATGGCGGGTCGCGGAACGGACATAAAACTTGGCGGAAACTTTGAAGCGCTCGCCAAAGAAAAACTGCGGTTTGACGGCGAAGACCCCGAAGCATTCACCAACGAAGAAATGCTTGAGCGCTACCCCGAACTTGTCGGCGAAATAGAAAAAGACCAAGCGGAAGTTTTGGAAGCAGGCGGACTTTTTGTTCTGGGAACGGAAAGACACGAAAGCAGACGTATAGACAACCAGTTGCGCGGACGGGCGGGACGTCAGGGAGACCCCGGTTTGTCGAAATTTTTCCTTTCGCTCGACGACGATTTAATGCGAATTTTCGGCTCGGACAGAATGGCGGGAATTTTGGACAGAATAGGCGTAGAAGAAGGCGAAACAATATCGCATTCACTACTCACAAGAGCAATCGGCAACGCGCAAAGAAAAGTCGAAGGACGAAATTTCGAGATAAGAAAACACCTTAAAGAATACGACGACGTAATGAATATGCAGAGAACGGAAATTTACGGTTTGCGCCGTCAAATTCTCTTCGGGGACGATATTTCCAAGGAAATAAAAGAGCAGTTTGCGGGCGCGTTGGAAGACATTTTAGTTAAAACCTGCGGCGAAAAAGATAGAAATCAGTGGAATATTCAAGAATTGGAACTTCAATTAGCGAATGTTTTCGGCATTGTAATCGACAAGGAAAAATACAATTTTGCCCAAATCAGCATAGAAGACCTTTTTGACGGGCTTTGGGCGGAAGTGAAAGAATATTACGAAACCAAGGAAAAACGTATCGGCACGGAGCAACTTCGCGAATTGGAACGCCGCGTTTTGCTGATAAATATCGACGATTTGTGGAAGCACCACCTTTACGAAATGGATCACCTTAAACAGTCGGCGCACTATGCAAGTTTCGGGCAGAAAAACCCGCTTTTCGAATACCAAAGAGAGGGCTTAAAAGCCTTTGAAGCGCTTCGCGGAAACATTGCAAAAAAGACGACAAGTATGCTTTTCCGTGTAGAAATTGTAGAAAACGTCGGATACAGAAATCAAAATCGCAGAGTGGTTGAGTTCCACGGCGGCGCAATGCCGATTATGGGCGGACAGCGTTCTCAAGCGGCAAAACCGCAAAATCCCGCCACTCCCCCAATCCCGTTTGAAAGACAAATGCCAAAAGTCGGACGAAACGACGATTGCCCCTGCGGAAGCGGAAAGAAATACAAAAAATGCTGCGGAGCGGCGGAGTAA